The Candidatus Methylomirabilota bacterium genome includes a window with the following:
- a CDS encoding potassium transporter Kup, translating to MTTLGVVYGDIGTSPLYALRACFNAEYGLVPTGSTVYGVLSLIVWSLILIVSVKYIIVVMRLDNHGEGGVVALLALLRQKRRRRVLLALGLFGAALLYGDGVITPAISVLSAAEGLEIATPAFKPYVLPATLLILFLLFFVQKYGTARVGSVFGPIMLVWFGTIATLGTLEIVREPAILLALNPWYGVQFFLEHGVAGFLVLGSVVLAVTGAEALYADMGHFGRTPIRLVWFGVVFPALLLNYFGQGALVLRVPDAVQNPFYLLAPRSFLYPLVAIATLATVVASQALISGAFSLTQQCVQLHYSPRVSIVHTSRSEPGQIYIPEVNTALMIGCLLLVLGFESSSALGGAYGVAVTGTMAVTTVLFYVIARERWHWSAVRAGALAGAFLAIDVAFFGANIVKIAHGGWVPLAIGGGVFLLMSTWNRGTDLLRRFLAQVAVPMDRFLDEVERTKPPRVRGTAVFLAHDVEGAPLVLQRHLMYNKTLHEKIILLSIITEEVPEVEHDKRVTTEALPQGFHRVRAYYGFMERPDAREILAICADRGIRAQAEETTYYVDSSRLLPTGPAPMMRWRKRLFSFMARNASAATDFFNIPPNRVVELGARIEF from the coding sequence TTGACCACCCTCGGCGTCGTGTACGGCGACATCGGTACGAGCCCTCTCTACGCGCTCAGGGCGTGCTTCAACGCCGAGTACGGGCTGGTGCCGACGGGCTCCACCGTCTACGGCGTGCTGTCGCTCATCGTCTGGTCGTTGATCCTGATCGTCAGCGTGAAGTACATCATCGTCGTCATGCGCTTGGACAACCACGGCGAAGGCGGCGTCGTGGCCCTGCTCGCCCTGCTGCGCCAGAAGCGGCGTCGGCGTGTCCTCCTCGCGCTGGGGCTCTTCGGCGCTGCCCTGCTGTACGGCGACGGCGTCATCACGCCGGCAATCTCCGTGCTCAGCGCCGCCGAAGGTCTCGAGATCGCCACACCGGCGTTCAAACCCTACGTGCTCCCGGCTACCCTGCTCATCCTCTTCCTGCTGTTTTTCGTCCAGAAGTACGGGACGGCGAGGGTGGGCAGCGTCTTCGGCCCGATCATGCTCGTGTGGTTCGGCACGATCGCGACGCTCGGGACCCTCGAGATCGTTCGCGAGCCGGCGATTCTGCTCGCGCTGAACCCGTGGTACGGCGTTCAGTTCTTCCTGGAACACGGCGTCGCCGGCTTCCTTGTGCTCGGCTCGGTCGTGCTCGCCGTGACCGGGGCGGAAGCGCTGTACGCGGACATGGGGCACTTCGGCCGCACACCCATCCGCCTGGTCTGGTTCGGGGTCGTGTTCCCTGCGCTCCTGCTCAACTATTTCGGGCAGGGCGCCCTGGTGCTGCGCGTTCCCGACGCGGTCCAGAACCCGTTCTACCTCTTGGCGCCGCGTTCCTTTCTCTACCCGCTCGTCGCGATCGCGACGCTCGCCACCGTCGTCGCGTCACAAGCCCTCATCTCCGGCGCGTTCTCGTTGACGCAGCAATGCGTGCAGCTCCACTACAGCCCCCGCGTCTCGATCGTTCATACGTCGCGGTCGGAGCCAGGACAGATCTACATCCCGGAAGTGAACACGGCCCTGATGATCGGTTGCTTGCTGCTCGTCCTCGGCTTCGAGTCGTCGAGCGCCCTGGGGGGCGCGTACGGCGTCGCCGTGACCGGAACGATGGCGGTGACGACGGTGCTGTTCTACGTCATTGCGCGAGAGCGCTGGCACTGGTCGGCGGTGCGGGCGGGCGCGCTGGCCGGCGCATTCCTCGCGATCGACGTCGCGTTCTTCGGAGCCAACATCGTCAAGATCGCGCATGGCGGCTGGGTGCCGCTCGCGATCGGCGGCGGCGTCTTTCTGCTCATGAGTACCTGGAATCGTGGAACCGACCTCCTCCGGAGGTTCCTGGCGCAGGTCGCGGTCCCGATGGATCGCTTCCTCGATGAGGTGGAGCGTACGAAGCCACCGCGCGTGCGCGGCACGGCGGTCTTCCTGGCCCACGACGTCGAGGGCGCGCCGCTGGTCCTGCAGCGCCACCTCATGTACAACAAGACCCTCCACGAGAAGATCATCCTGCTCTCGATCATCACCGAGGAGGTGCCGGAGGTGGAGCACGACAAGCGCGTGACCACCGAGGCGCTGCCGCAGGGATTCCATCGCGTCCGGGCATACTACGGTTTCATGGAACGGCCGGACGCGCGGGAGATTCTCGCCATCTGCGCCGACCGCGGCATCAGGGCGCAGGCGGAGGAGACGACCTACTACGTGGACAGCTCGCGACTGCTACCGACCGGCCCAGCCCCGATGATGCGGTGGCGGAAGCGTCTGTTCAGCTTCATGGCGCGCAACGCGAGTGCGGCGACCGACTTCTTCAACATCCCGCCAAATCGCGTCGTCGAGCTCGGCGCGCGCATCGAGTTCTGA
- a CDS encoding GlsB/YeaQ/YmgE family stress response membrane protein: MHFEMFGASVLVGLMSGWLAGIAMKGGGYGLLWDIIFGLGGSVVGSWIFQTLGAPEAGWGGTGIAAFVGAALMITLQRKIWPAQVAHA, from the coding sequence ATGCATTTCGAAATGTTCGGGGCGTCGGTTCTCGTCGGACTGATGAGCGGCTGGCTGGCCGGGATCGCCATGAAGGGCGGAGGGTACGGGCTGCTCTGGGACATCATCTTCGGTCTCGGCGGGAGCGTCGTGGGGAGCTGGATCTTCCAAACCCTGGGGGCGCCGGAGGCGGGTTGGGGCGGGACAGGTATTGCCGCGTTCGTCGGGGCGGCCCTCATGATCACGCTCCAGCGCAAGATCTGGCCCGCGCAGGTCGCGCACGCTTAG
- a CDS encoding Hsp20/alpha crystallin family protein, producing MNTMLRWSPARQFHFHNDVDDLAERFFGGATDEAAQRPSWLPAADGRMEDGIYVIQLALPGVDPKDVQVSVMDNVLTVKGERKADHDTAGKDYFVREVVYGAFQRNFALPEGVDAAQVEAKYEKGMLEVRVPAPQAATPRTIEVKAA from the coding sequence ATGAACACCATGCTTCGCTGGTCGCCGGCCCGGCAGTTCCACTTCCACAACGACGTCGACGACCTAGCCGAGAGGTTCTTCGGCGGCGCCACGGATGAGGCGGCTCAGCGTCCCTCGTGGCTTCCCGCCGCGGACGGGCGGATGGAGGACGGCATCTACGTCATCCAGCTCGCCCTCCCCGGCGTGGATCCGAAGGACGTGCAGGTGTCCGTGATGGACAACGTCCTCACCGTCAAGGGCGAGCGCAAGGCCGATCACGACACCGCGGGCAAGGACTATTTCGTCCGCGAGGTGGTGTACGGCGCGTTCCAGCGGAATTTCGCCCTTCCTGAAGGCGTCGACGCCGCCCAGGTGGAGGCGAAGTACGAGAAGGGAATGCTCGAGGTGAGGGTCCCCGCGCCGCAAGCCGCGACGCCGAGGACGATCGAAGTCAAGGCCGCCTGA
- a CDS encoding recombinase family protein produces the protein MTAAIYGRVSTLDQDPTAQVEQLRTYCQARGWDSHEYVDHGVSGGRQRRPGLDALLQDVRRRKVSLVVCTKLDRLARSLEHLVALGGEFKALGIDLVVL, from the coding sequence ATGACGGCCGCCATCTACGGCCGCGTCTCGACCCTCGATCAGGATCCGACCGCGCAGGTCGAGCAGCTCAGGACGTACTGCCAGGCGCGAGGGTGGGATTCCCACGAATACGTGGATCATGGCGTGAGCGGTGGGAGGCAGCGGCGTCCGGGCCTCGACGCGCTGTTGCAGGACGTCCGTAGGCGCAAGGTGAGCCTGGTCGTGTGTACGAAGCTCGATCGCTTGGCGCGTTCTCTCGAGCACCTGGTCGCCCTCGGCGGGGAGTTCAAGGCACTCGGCATCGACCTTGTGGTGCT